The Athene noctua chromosome 11, bAthNoc1.hap1.1, whole genome shotgun sequence genome has a segment encoding these proteins:
- the NKAP gene encoding NF-kappa-B-activating protein has product MAPASRSRSPPAASPERRGRRSRSRSRERNGLKRPSHRRSRSWSRSRERTPGGPRSAAHHGHHHKAWPEYYEKEKEEILRQRRLNERERIGELGAPEVWGLSPKVPDPDSDEHTPVEDEEAKSKSSSSDSSSEEEKKKKKKKRKKKKRKVSKRKHRKHSEDSDSESESEQNSSDEDKKKSKKKKKKNRKKKYKKKKNKKSRKESSDSSSEDSDDETFQGEDLWIERSKNTEADSLIGPEAPKTHASQDDRPLNYGHALLPGEGAAMAEYVKAGKRIPRRGEIGLTSEEIASFESSGYVMSGSRHRRMEAVRLRKENQIYSADEKRALASFNQEERRKRENKILASFREMVYRKTKGKEEK; this is encoded by the exons atgGCGCCGGCGTCGCGTTCGCGCAGCCCGCCGGCCGCCAGCCCCgagcgccgcggccgccgctcgcgctcccGCTCCCGCGAGCGCAACGGCCTGAAGCGGCCGAGCCACCGGCGGAGCCGTAGCTGGTCCCGCTCCCGCGAGCGCACCCCCGGCGGGCCGCGCTCCGCCGCGCACCACGGCCACCACCACAAGGCCTGGCCCGAGTACTacgagaaggagaaggaggagatcCTGCGGCAGAG GAGACtcaatgagagagagagaattggAGAACTGGGGGCACCTGAAGTCTGGGGGCTGTCACCAAAGGTTCCTGACCCCGA TTCTGATGAGCATACACCGGTAGAAGATGAAGAGGCAAAATCTAAGAGTAGTTCTTCAGATTCCAGCTCAGAAG aagaaaaaaagaagaagaagaagaaaagaaagaagaaaaagcggAAGGTatctaaaagaaaacacagaaaacattctgaGGACAGTGACAGCGAGTCGGAGTCTGAGCAGAACTCCAGCG atgaagataaaaagaaaagcaagaagaagaaaaagaagaacagaaa GAAGAAGtataagaagaagaaaaataagaagagcAGGAAGGAATCCAGTGATTCAAGTAGTGAAGATTCTGATGACGAAACATTTCAAGGGGAAGATCTCTGGATTGAGAGATCAA aaaatacagaagcTGATAGCTTGATTGGACCAGAAGCTCCCAAAACTCATGCATCTCAGGATGATAGGCCTTTGAA CTATGGACATGCCCTCCTGCCTGGTGAAGGTGCAGCGATGGCAGAGTATGTAAAAGCAGGAAAACGTATACCCCGGAGAGGTGAAATCGGCTTGACCAGTGAAGAGATTGCGTCGTTTGAGAGCTCTGGTTATGTCATGAGTGGCAGCAG ACATCGCCGTATGGAAGCTGTGCGTCTGCGTAAAGAGAACCAGATTTACAGCGCAGATGAAAAGAGAGCTCTGGCATCCTTCAaccaggaggagaggaggaaacgAGAGAATAAGATCCTTGCAAGCTTTCGAGAGATGGTCTACAGAAAGACTAAgggcaaagaggaaaaataa
- the ZBTB33 gene encoding transcriptional regulator Kaiso isoform X1 produces MDVRAAAVPGMEGKKLISATDTQYSSVLLQSLNEQRGHGLFCDVTVIVEDRKFRAHRNILSASSSYFHQLFSVAGQVVELSFVRAEIFAEILNYIYSSKIISIRSDLLDELIKSGQQLGVKFIADLGIPPSEGKNMPSEVKDGASGTSTSSPGQKDAETQVPVIRPESQEITDGMPVITQSFSLHGIEYETTKITVSDSDDEDDDVIFCSEIVPPKECSKGTNAATQNQPCPSPAGVSDQKSCGSGGSPHLTSTAGAQKLASSASQLSPKQTQSSAESLVSVTPQHLTPNIIVLNKPLLNSSLSASSLHQTHVTPTINLLEENQQPSNNGSLTEVETTAVDDEEVVEDDVDIISSSSPGSVSSSSLVQQPSVPKAATTEGSGVQKKQVVTFSQEPFSKPGEFKIKISDVLTGNNKEFSTGVAPKHVAEGQKIITLDTATEIEGLSTGCKVYANIGEDTYDIVIPVKGDSEEGEAKLDETPRTSGGDSPNRKRMKVKHDDHYELIVDGRVYYICIVCKRSYACLTSLRRHFNVHSWEKKYPCRYCDKIFPLAEYRTKHEIHHTGERRYQCLTCGKSFINYQITASHIRSVHSQDPSGDTKLYRLHPCRSLQIRQYAYITDHSSSIPVINEGGIVYRVGTGKDGTEGTTSNPPAKQITWDDIFIPQGNEAIFKQNPSEGSTEFEFVIPESY; encoded by the exons ATGGACGTGCGGGCAGCGGCGGTGCCAG gaatggaggggaaaaaactgATTTCTGCAACAGACACACAGTATTCTAGTGTGCTCCTTCAGTCTTTGAATGAACAGCGTGGCCACGGACTTTTTTGTGATGTTACTGTCATCGTGGAGGACCGGAAATTTCGAGCTCACAGAAACATCCTTTCAGCCTCAAGCTCTTATTTTCACCAGCTTTTTTCAGTGGCTGGGCAAGTGGTTGAACTGAGCTTTGTAAGGGCAGAAATTTTTGCAGAAATTCttaattatatttacagttcCAAAATAATCAGCATTCGATCTGATTTACTTGATGAACTGATTAAATCAGGGCAACAGCTGGGTGTTAAATTCATAGCTGATCTGGGCATCCCTccatctgaaggaaaaaacatgCCAAGCGAGGTCAAAGATGGTGCTTCAGGAACTTCAACCTCTAGTCCAGGTCAAAAGGATGCTGAAACACAAGTACCTGTAATAAGGCCAGAGAGTCAAGAGATAACGGATGGGATGCCAGTTATAACACAGTCATTCTCTTTACACGGCATAGAATATGAGACTACAAAAATTACAGTGAGTGATTCagatgatgaggatgatgatgTAATTTTTTGCTCCGAAATTGTTCCTCCAAAAGAATGTTCTAAAGGTACAAACGCTGCAACCCAGAACCAGCCATGCCCAAGTCCAGCTGGAGTTTCTGACCAAAAATCATGTGGCAGTGGTGGCTCTCCCCATTTGACGAGCACCGCAGGAGCTCAAAAACTCGCTTCATCTGCCAGTCAGCTAAGCCCAAAACAAACCCAGTCAAGTGCAGAATCACTTGTCTCTGTAACACCGCAGCATTTGACTCCTAACATTATCGTGCTAAATAAGCCTCTGCTTAACTCATCGCTCAGTGCCAGCTCCTTGCATCAAACACATGTGACCCCTACAATTAATTTACTTGAGGAGAACCAACAGCCATCTAATAATGGCTCCTTAACTGAAGTGGAAACGACTGCTGTTGATGATGAAGAGGTTGTTGAAGATGATGTTGATATCATTAGCTCTTCTAGTCCTGGTTCAGTCAGCAGTAGCTCTTTGGTTCAGCAACCTTCTGTACCCAAGGCAGCAACCACTGAGGGATCAGGTGTACAGAAAAAACAGGTTGTTACATTTTCGCAAGAGCCATTTTCTAAACCTggagagtttaaaataaaaatctcagatGTCCTCACTGGAAACAACAAGGAATTCAGTACAGGTGTAGCACCAAAGCATGTGGCAGAAGGACAGAAAATCATAACATTAGATACGGCAACTGAAATAGAAGGGTTATCCACAGGCTGTAAGGTTTATGCAAATATCGGTGAGGATACATATGACATAGTCATTCCCGTAAAGGGCGATTCCGAGGAAGGGGAAGCCAAGCTTGATGAAACACCTAGAACGTCTGGTGGTGATTCTCCAAACAGGAAACGCATGAAAGTAAAGCATGATGACCATTATGAGCTCATAGTGGATGGAAGAGTCTACTACATTTGTATTGTGTGTAAGAGATCCTACGCGTGTCTGACCAGTTTACGAAGACATTTTAATGTTCATTCCTGGGAGAAGAAGTATCCGTGTCGATACTGTGACaaaatttttcctcttgctgAATACCGTACAAAGCATGAAATTCACCACACCGGTGAGCGAAGGTACCAGTGCTTGACGTGTGGCAAATCTTTCATCAACTACCAAATTACAGCCTCCCACATTAGATCAGTGCACAGCCAAGACCCTTCCGGAGATACCAAGCTTTACCGACTGCATCCTTGCAGGTCTTTGCAGATCAGACAGTATGCATACATTACTGATCACTCGAGCAGTATACCCGTGATAAACGAGGGTGGAATTGTTTATCGTGTTGGCACGGGGAAGGATGGCACAGAAGGAACAACATCTAACCCTCCAGCCAAACAGATCACCTGGGATGACATTTTCATTCCACAGGGAAATGaagcaatttttaaacaaaatccatCAGAGGGAAGTACTGAATTTGAGTTTGTAATACCTGAATCTTACTGA
- the ZBTB33 gene encoding transcriptional regulator Kaiso isoform X2 translates to MEGKKLISATDTQYSSVLLQSLNEQRGHGLFCDVTVIVEDRKFRAHRNILSASSSYFHQLFSVAGQVVELSFVRAEIFAEILNYIYSSKIISIRSDLLDELIKSGQQLGVKFIADLGIPPSEGKNMPSEVKDGASGTSTSSPGQKDAETQVPVIRPESQEITDGMPVITQSFSLHGIEYETTKITVSDSDDEDDDVIFCSEIVPPKECSKGTNAATQNQPCPSPAGVSDQKSCGSGGSPHLTSTAGAQKLASSASQLSPKQTQSSAESLVSVTPQHLTPNIIVLNKPLLNSSLSASSLHQTHVTPTINLLEENQQPSNNGSLTEVETTAVDDEEVVEDDVDIISSSSPGSVSSSSLVQQPSVPKAATTEGSGVQKKQVVTFSQEPFSKPGEFKIKISDVLTGNNKEFSTGVAPKHVAEGQKIITLDTATEIEGLSTGCKVYANIGEDTYDIVIPVKGDSEEGEAKLDETPRTSGGDSPNRKRMKVKHDDHYELIVDGRVYYICIVCKRSYACLTSLRRHFNVHSWEKKYPCRYCDKIFPLAEYRTKHEIHHTGERRYQCLTCGKSFINYQITASHIRSVHSQDPSGDTKLYRLHPCRSLQIRQYAYITDHSSSIPVINEGGIVYRVGTGKDGTEGTTSNPPAKQITWDDIFIPQGNEAIFKQNPSEGSTEFEFVIPESY, encoded by the coding sequence atggaggggaaaaaactgATTTCTGCAACAGACACACAGTATTCTAGTGTGCTCCTTCAGTCTTTGAATGAACAGCGTGGCCACGGACTTTTTTGTGATGTTACTGTCATCGTGGAGGACCGGAAATTTCGAGCTCACAGAAACATCCTTTCAGCCTCAAGCTCTTATTTTCACCAGCTTTTTTCAGTGGCTGGGCAAGTGGTTGAACTGAGCTTTGTAAGGGCAGAAATTTTTGCAGAAATTCttaattatatttacagttcCAAAATAATCAGCATTCGATCTGATTTACTTGATGAACTGATTAAATCAGGGCAACAGCTGGGTGTTAAATTCATAGCTGATCTGGGCATCCCTccatctgaaggaaaaaacatgCCAAGCGAGGTCAAAGATGGTGCTTCAGGAACTTCAACCTCTAGTCCAGGTCAAAAGGATGCTGAAACACAAGTACCTGTAATAAGGCCAGAGAGTCAAGAGATAACGGATGGGATGCCAGTTATAACACAGTCATTCTCTTTACACGGCATAGAATATGAGACTACAAAAATTACAGTGAGTGATTCagatgatgaggatgatgatgTAATTTTTTGCTCCGAAATTGTTCCTCCAAAAGAATGTTCTAAAGGTACAAACGCTGCAACCCAGAACCAGCCATGCCCAAGTCCAGCTGGAGTTTCTGACCAAAAATCATGTGGCAGTGGTGGCTCTCCCCATTTGACGAGCACCGCAGGAGCTCAAAAACTCGCTTCATCTGCCAGTCAGCTAAGCCCAAAACAAACCCAGTCAAGTGCAGAATCACTTGTCTCTGTAACACCGCAGCATTTGACTCCTAACATTATCGTGCTAAATAAGCCTCTGCTTAACTCATCGCTCAGTGCCAGCTCCTTGCATCAAACACATGTGACCCCTACAATTAATTTACTTGAGGAGAACCAACAGCCATCTAATAATGGCTCCTTAACTGAAGTGGAAACGACTGCTGTTGATGATGAAGAGGTTGTTGAAGATGATGTTGATATCATTAGCTCTTCTAGTCCTGGTTCAGTCAGCAGTAGCTCTTTGGTTCAGCAACCTTCTGTACCCAAGGCAGCAACCACTGAGGGATCAGGTGTACAGAAAAAACAGGTTGTTACATTTTCGCAAGAGCCATTTTCTAAACCTggagagtttaaaataaaaatctcagatGTCCTCACTGGAAACAACAAGGAATTCAGTACAGGTGTAGCACCAAAGCATGTGGCAGAAGGACAGAAAATCATAACATTAGATACGGCAACTGAAATAGAAGGGTTATCCACAGGCTGTAAGGTTTATGCAAATATCGGTGAGGATACATATGACATAGTCATTCCCGTAAAGGGCGATTCCGAGGAAGGGGAAGCCAAGCTTGATGAAACACCTAGAACGTCTGGTGGTGATTCTCCAAACAGGAAACGCATGAAAGTAAAGCATGATGACCATTATGAGCTCATAGTGGATGGAAGAGTCTACTACATTTGTATTGTGTGTAAGAGATCCTACGCGTGTCTGACCAGTTTACGAAGACATTTTAATGTTCATTCCTGGGAGAAGAAGTATCCGTGTCGATACTGTGACaaaatttttcctcttgctgAATACCGTACAAAGCATGAAATTCACCACACCGGTGAGCGAAGGTACCAGTGCTTGACGTGTGGCAAATCTTTCATCAACTACCAAATTACAGCCTCCCACATTAGATCAGTGCACAGCCAAGACCCTTCCGGAGATACCAAGCTTTACCGACTGCATCCTTGCAGGTCTTTGCAGATCAGACAGTATGCATACATTACTGATCACTCGAGCAGTATACCCGTGATAAACGAGGGTGGAATTGTTTATCGTGTTGGCACGGGGAAGGATGGCACAGAAGGAACAACATCTAACCCTCCAGCCAAACAGATCACCTGGGATGACATTTTCATTCCACAGGGAAATGaagcaatttttaaacaaaatccatCAGAGGGAAGTACTGAATTTGAGTTTGTAATACCTGAATCTTACTGA